The Brassica napus cultivar Da-Ae chromosome C1, Da-Ae, whole genome shotgun sequence DNA segment AACATATTAAGGACCATATTTCCGGACTGAGAATGTTGTAagctatttttgaaagtttcaAAAAGACAAGAACATAGTTCCACAAATACTTTAGATTCAACATTTGGAATGACTTAGGTCATTTGATGTATTTATGTTGACATAACTTAAGCTTGAAGTTATCTTGTTGTTATCCTAATGAGATTAGGATTTGAATATCTTGGTTTGTAGTTATCTAGTTAAGtttatcctaatgagtttaggaaactATGAGTTGTTATATAAGGAGCTATCATGATGTGATAGAACTTAACGTGTTGAGagcttttagtttttgagaCTTTCTAAAGGCAATAAAGAGTTCTTGAGTTTGAGATTATTGAGTTTGATTGTTGAGCTACGTTCATATCTTTGGTTTcaataattggtatcagagcataaaTATTGAAATCAAAAACGTTCGAGAAGAGAAGATAAACATGGCGGATCTGTCGATAACTCCTTTCAAATCTAAAGAGAATGGTTCCTCGGCAATCAAATGTCCGATGCTCACCACCACCAACTACACGGTTTGGAGTATGCGTATGAACGTTCGACTCAAAGTGCATAAGGTTTGGGAAGCAATCGATCCAGGTGGTGATGATGGAGACAAAAGCGATATGGCTCAAGCTTTCTTGTTTCAATCTATCCCTgaaagtttggttcttcaagTTGGTACTTTAGCAACAGCAAAGGAAGTTTGGGATGCGATTAAAGCAAGGAATGTAGGAGCTGATAGGGTCCGAGAGGCAAGGTTACAGACGCTTATGGATGAGTTCAATAGGATGAAGATGAAGGACACAGAAACCATAGATGAGTTCTCTGGTAAAATTTCTGAGATATCCTCCAAATCAGCAGCATTAGGCGAGATTCTTGATGAACCGAAGCTGGTTAAAAAATTCCTCAGCAGTCTTCCAAAGAGGAAATACATACATATTGTAGCTGCGCTTGAGCAAGTGCTTGACCTCAACACTACAGGCTTTGAGGATATTGTGGGAAGGTTAAAGGCTTATGAAGAACGAGTTCAGGATGATGATCAACAAGATGATCAAGGGAAGCTTCTATATACTAATACTGATCCTAAAGGACAACAAGAAGGTTATGGCAGAGGAAGAGGCCAAGGTGGTCGCTATAACAACAGAGGACGTGGAAGAGGACGTGGAAGAGGACGATATAACGGTCGAACTAACTGGAGACAAGCAGGTGATTGGACGCAAGGGAGAGATGCATCCAGAGTTGTTTGCTTCCGCTGTGATAAAACAGGGCATTACGTCTATGACTGTCCTGAACGAGTACTTAAGCTGCAGGAAGCACAGGAAACTGAGAATGACAGCACACATGAGGCTGAAGATCTGATGGTTCATGAGCTGATCTATCTTAACGAAGAAAAGGTAGTACCAAGTAGGTTTGAGACCCAATCTGGTGCGGATAATATTTGGTACCTAGACAATGGAGCTAGCAATCATATGACCGGGAATCGAGAATATTTCACAAGTCTGGATGAGTCTATTACTGGAAAGGTGCGCTTTGGAGATGACTCAAGGATTGACATCAGAGGCAAGGGGTCGATTTTGTTCATTACTAGAGACAGAAAGCGGAAGGTCTTGGCCGATGTGTATTATATACCAGAACTGAAGAGTAACATAATCAGTCTTGGTCAAGCAACAGAGTCTGGCTGTGAAGTTAAGATGAGAGATGAGTACCTAACACTCCGTGATCGAGAGGGAAACGTGTTACTTAAATCAGTAAGATCAAAAAATCGTTTATACAAGGTCACAATGGAGGTTGAAGGAACAGAGTGCCTCCAACTTGAGAAGGTTAGTGACTCGGCTCTATGGCACGGAAGGCTTGGACACGTTGGTGTGGATGTTATGAAGGTAATGATAAACAAGGAGATGATCACTGGTATACCAAAGATAAGTGTAGAGAAAGAAACGTGTGCCTCCTGTCTTATGGGAAAGCAAACAAGAGCGTCTTTTCCTAAAGTTAGCCCCTACCGTGCCACAAAAGTTCTAGAGTTACTTCATGGTGATCTCTGTGGACCAATCTCACCATCAACAGCCGGAGGAagcaaatatatttttgttttgattgatgATCATTCAAGATACATGTGGTCAATTTTGCTGAGTGAAAAAAGTGAGGCTCTTGAGCACTTCAAGAAGTTCAAGCAACTCGTTGAAAGAGAAACCGGAGCTACCATTCAAATATTACGTACTGACAGAGGTGGAGAGTTCATGTCTCGAGAGTTCAAAGAGTTTTGTGACACGCATGGGATTAAACGACATAGGACCGCGCCATAttctccacaacagaatggcgTAGTTGAGAGACGCAACAGGACATTAATGGAGATGACCAGAAGTATCATGAAAGCTATGAATGTGCCACACTACTTATGGGGAGAAGCTGTGAGACACTCCACCTACCTGATCAATAGGGTCGCTACTCGAACGCTGAAGGATCAATGTCCATATGAGTgtctcaagaagaagaagcctaACATGGGGCACCTACGTATATTTGGCTGTGTATGTTATGCTAAACGTGACACTCATCTCCTTAAGAAGCTGGATGATAGGTCTAGAGAGCTAGTACAGCTCGGGGTTGAACCAGGCACAAAGGCATACAGGTTATATGATCCAAGGAGTCGCAAGATAGTAGTCAGTCGCGATGTTGTTTTTGATGAAAGCAAGGTTTGGAGTTGGGATAAAATTGAGAAGAAATCTTCTGGAGTAACGTGTGAGATCACGTTACCAACTCATAAAGAGGTAACAGTCGCTGAATCTGAGACTGGAGATAGTGAAGCTGaacaagatgaagaagatagtGACAGTGGGGATGAGGAGAGCGATagcccaatacctagaagatcaACAAGAGTTATCACACGGCCGGGTTACTTGGATGATTACGTCCTTAAAATAGAAGTGGACGAGACTGAGAGACTTCATTTACTCATCAATGAGGAAGCATGAGAAAGTTTGGAGAGAAGCTTGTGAAGATGAGATAGCTTCTATAAAGAAGAACAAGACATGGACACTAGTTGAGCTTCCTGCTGGATGTAAAGCTATTGTATTGAAGTGGGTCTTTAAAGTAAAGCGCCATGCGGATGGAAGTATAAGTAAGTACAAAGCAAGACTTGTAGCTAAAGGCTACGTACAACGTCATGGTATTGACTACGAAGAAGTGTTTGCCCCTGTCGCAAGGATAGAGACTGTCCGAGTTATCATTGCATTGGCGGCATCCAATGGATGGGAAGTTCACCATCTAGATGTGAAGACAGCATTCTTGCATGGAGATTTGGCTGAAGAAGTATATGTGTCTCAACCTGATGGTTTCAAGAAAAGAGGAAGCGAAGATAAGGTGTACAAGCTTCATAAAGCTCTCTATGGTCTAAAACAAGCTCCaagagcttggaacatcaaactGAAGTCAATTCTTAAAGAGTTAAACTTCAGTAAGTGTTCTAAGGAACCATCGCTTTTCAAGAAAAGAACGAATGGGCGTGAGTTGTTAGTTGCTGTTTACGTAGATGATCTTTTGGTAACTGGATCTTGCGTGGAGATCATACGAGAGTTTAAAACAGAGATGGCGGCAAAATTTGAAATGACTGATCTTGGCAAGCTTACCTACTACTTAGGGATCGAAGTGATCCAGTCTGAGCTTGGCATTGTTTTGAAGCAAGAACGATATGCGTTAAAGATCTTAGAAGAGGCAGGGATGAATGAGTGTAATGCAGTCCAAATCCCGATGGACTCAGGCGTAAAACTATCTaaggcagaagaagaagaagacgtcaACGAGACAGAGTTTAGGAAGAACGTTGGGTGTCTTAGGTATTTGATTCATACACGTCCTGATCTTGCCTACAGTGTATGGGTTCTGAGCAGATATATGCATAATCCTAAAGTCTCACACTCAGTAGCGTTAAAGCAAGTGCTGAGATACGTTCGAGGAAGTTGTTCTCTTGGTTTGTTTTATAGAAAAGAGAACAAGAAAGGGCTTATAGGATACAGTGATAGCAGCTACAATGTGGATCCTAATGATGGAAGAAGCACAACCGGCTTTATCTTCTACTTTAACGAGTGCCCTGTTTCCTGGTGTTCAATGAAGCAAGAGATCGTGGCTCTGTCTTCTTGCGAGGCTGAGTTCATGGCTGCAACGGAGGCAGCAAAGCAAACTATTTGGCTTCAAGAGCTTATAGGAGAGATTGTGGACGAGTCTAACAAAGCTATGATATTGATTGACAACAAATCCGCTATAGCCTTGACTAAGAATCCTGTGTTTCATGGTAGGAGCAAGCATATACATAAACGGTTCCATTTTATTAGAGAGTGTGTAGAGGATGGGCTGGTGACCGTGAAACATGTAGCTGGTAAGGAGCAGAAGGCTGATATCTTGACTAAGGCACTTGGGAGATGCAAGTTCAAAGAGATGAGAGGCTTCATTGGCGTTCAAGAAGTAAAGGAAGAACACATCAAgattaagggggagaatgttgacATAACTTAAGCTTGAAGTTATCTTGTTGTTATCCTAATGAGATTAGGATTTGAATATCTTGGTTTGTAGTTATCTAGTTAAGtttatcctaatgagtttaggaaactATGAGTTATTATATAAGGAGCTATCATGATGTGATAGAACTTAACGTGTTGAGagcttttagtttttgagaCTTTCTAAAGACAATAAAGAGTTCTTGAGTTTGAGATTATTGAATTTGATTGTTGAGCTACGTTCATATCtttggtttcaataatttagaCACACTTGAAGCAAAACAGAGTTGATCACATCCGATACCTGACAGCTAAACTCAATGACATACACCTCGCAGGCGCAATAGCAAAACACCTTACTCTCTTTCTATCAATATTCCCCAACCTATCCGGATGACGAACCACTTACAAAGCCAACATTGTAGCTACACCAGAATGTCCAGCAAGTAAAACTCGGATACTTCACCACCAATTCTTTCAAAACTTTACATTCCTCATCTTCAACAGCCCGTTGTGCACATATCCGGCCACCATCAAACTTCGTTTCCCTAAGCTTGTTATCTAAAAGCACAGCATATTCGCAACTCAGCCCCCGGATGGCAACAACGACATCTTTATGATCATGATCAAGATATAGTATATACGCTGGAGCACGACTCTGAGTGTCTTGATAAGTCTTCTTTAGAAACAAGCAATATATCTTGTTTCATGATCATAAACAAGATTGCTTGATATGGGATTGCTTGTTTATCCCATATCCATATCCTTGTGGAGGCTCCCATAGAGGAATTTGGATGTCATCTTCGTAAATCGATAAGATGTAGCGGCAAAAGGCAGAAGCTCTCCGACAATCTTGACTGTCCTGACCAGCAGTGTAAAGATAGCGTTTGTAATCCCAACGTGCAAAGCCAAGAGAGTAACAACATTCTAGAAGAGGGCAACAACCACATAGAATCAACATGAACAGGTTGGACTCACTCATACCATCATCATATAGCTATGAAACAAAGGtataaactttaatttttaatccgAGAAATTTTGTAACTTTAGTACACGCTGAagtaaaaattacaaaaagtaaccaaattttgttttttacgaACAAAATTATCCACTATGAACTTGCTCGTCTCtgattgttcttttttttcagtttgtttcttttatcCCATCTTGGTGAGAGCAATTTGGTCAAGGTGCAATTATTGTGTGTTGCCTTAAGTGTTTGTACTTCTGTTCCACGTTGAACAGTCTCCAGCTTTCTCCAAAGTCTTTAGACAAGACCAGCTTCAGAGCTTCCACCCCTTCTGCTAAAGCTCCATCGATCTTTTCCCACAAACACAGAagagatgcaaaaaaaaaaaaaagtgagatcATTTCCTAGTGTTTGATTTAAACCACAACGTTTCAATGTCTATAAATGCTCAAAAAGACTTTTACCCGTTCACGAGCTAGCATGCTGAACTTCTGCAACAAGAACGCCTTTGGATCCATTTGTCCAGGAGGCTTCCCAATTCCTTTTAACATTAATTAGTAGATGATAAGAACAACAAGAGCTCGATTTAGAACCCAAATATCAGAGAAATAATGTTAAGTTACAAGAGAGGGTCCAAACTAACCGATTCGTAGCCTTGCAAATTCCTTATTGCCTCGGAAATGGTGCATTACTGATTTTAACCTGAGAAGAACACAAGCAAGTATATACATAACAGTTTTCAATAGATTGATTCACATATTATAATGGTCTAAGTTAAGCAAGTTACTGATGAACTCTGTTTTACACATGGCCACACAgcctatataaaataaaaatgtgacACACATACATACCCGTTGTGACAGCCATGGCCTCCTTTTTCTTGAAGACGAAGAACACCACATGGCAATTGTGTGTCATCATGCACCTACATCACCACAGCAACAATGAAATTAAGTGTCTTCtgcggaaaaaaaaaagattgtaagAATGGGTAGGGGCTTGAGAGACAGAAAGAGTAATAGGATTTACCACAAGCACACGATTGAGAGGTAGCTTGTAATAAGCCGTGAGAGGTCCACTCTGATCAGTTTCAGGAGAGGTGGAGTTAGTAAGAAAAGCAATAGATTCTTATGACCCATACATCTCTTTCAAAACTACTAAAACTATCACACATGAAAGCTTCTTATCGACCTCTAAcatgtttatcaaaaaatatatataaaaaatctaaccTTGGTTTAAATATCAATGGATGAAACACATAGATGATGTTCAAGAATATGTTTGGTACAAGAAGAGACCACTTTAAAGCCTGACGAATCATTCAGGTTTCATCTACTTTTCTACTCAACCTGGATCTCGCAAATTTGATATGCTGCCAAGATGCAATAGTTTACACATGAATAGGGAGAAGCAAAATTACTGATTCACCGCTCAAGTTCATGTAAGTTTGCGGCTTTGCCAGGATAACAGGGAGATCGCCCACGAAACCTGACAGAAGGACAAGAAAAAATTAGAAGCCCTCCTTAATGCAAACATCAAACTAACAGAGTTATTTGTTCATACATGTTATGGGATAATACCTTGTCCCATTATAGCCTTGAAATTTAGCAGGTTCATCTGAATCCCCACTGACTCAGCaaaaacatctatcatctcgaACCCAATCTGCAACATAGTAGCCAAACAAGAGCAGACATCTTGAGAATCAACGCAGGCAGATCCAAGTTGTTTAAATAACTTTAAGGACTAAAACATGTGTGGGTACATTGTGTCTAGTGCCATTGTATTTGTCGCCAGGATTTCCCAATCCGAGAAAGAGCCATGGCTGCTGAACAGAAGTGCAGTAGCAACGCCTTGACAACTTGCTAAGCATCATAGCTCAAGGATTCAAAGTTGAAATCTTCTCCAAGTTTAATAAATCCCTAAACCTTTATTTCCAACAGCACGCAATCTGACAAGAGAGACAAAttagtgtgtgtgtttttttttaaatacttcaAATTTGATTGATCTGTGTAAATATCAATGTTGAGCTATTTACATGGAACCATTCACATCCACAACGCAACAGCAGAATCAGTATACTTGTGGCATAGTAAAGAAGCTAAAACTTAGTCGCAGTTCATTTCAAACAACCAACAAACTAATCACCAGCAAGAGTGGTAATCATAATgttcaaatcaaaaaaaaaaaaaaaaaaagcattaagCAGGTCGAGAGAAACATAATAGTGCAAAACAAAGACACTTCTGATACAGCTAATAGCTAAATGATAGAACAAGCGAAAACAGAAACTAGTAACATGGCAAGGATTTGGAGACCACAACCATAGTAAAGTGAGACTTCAAGAGTTAGCAACCAATCTCAAATCTCAGGAATATATCTCTATTGAACATAAATAAGGAATCAAATTGTATTTTGCAGTGGTCGAACATTTGAAAGAAACTTCAAAGGGCGATTAACTTGGATTAATAAGCCAAAACagacaacaacaaatcaaatAATTGGATTATCAAAGAGTTTTCTcgagtaaaaaaacaaaagaaaagggtTGGATTTTACCAGATAACCATTGGATTGTCGTTGATAAATCATTCACTTGATTCGTTCACAAAAAACctttgggaagagaaggaggaaCCAAGAGAAAGAAGGTGGTGGTCAGGTACTCGGTTTCCTTTGGTTTAAAATTGAACCAAAAAGGCTTTCTTTCTTTAATGGGCTATTATTGCGGCCCAGCTCGTAGAAGTGATATAgctattagggttttaggtATTTATAACCGAATCAACAAACAACAAGCCCTTATCATTTCTCTCGTCTCGCCGCAACCTTTTCTCTGACATTCATGTGAGTTACTCTTCGTTCTTCTCTGTGAATTTTTATTGCTGTTACGACCTAATCTCTAGAATTACGCGGCCCTGACATCGCATTGATCGGTTTTCTCTCAGTTTCAACTTAAGTGTCCGTCTAGCTCCCGCCACTCCTTTGTTTCGTTTACTGTACTGGTTTAATCGTTTCGTTGATTTGTTGTCTATTTTGCCTAAGTGGTTAGTGAAAGTATTGCCATTTGGAATGAGTAACACTACACATTCATTCAGTAGCTCTGTTTTGAAtccattttatgtttttttttttttggtatctcCATAAGGAGATTTGAGATTCGTTGCTCGCTTCCATCCTTGCTTTTTTCTTATCTGTTTCTATGTTAGCGTATTTCAGAGATGGCTTAGCTTTGCAGTgtgaaatttcattaatataatttcTCATTGTCTAACTCTTGCTGATGATTTACTAAAAATTGCAGCTGAGTTGAAGAAATGAAGCACAACAATGTCATCCCCAATGGTCATTTCAAGAAGCACTGGCAGAACTATGTCAAGACTTGGTTCAACCAGCCTGCCAGGAAAACCAGGAGAAGAGTTGGTTAGTATTCAATCTTATTCAATAACGTTATGTGCTATGTTGTATTTTACTTGAACATGTGTTTGTTTTATGCTTTACTCAGCGAGA contains these protein-coding regions:
- the LOC106447836 gene encoding peptidyl-tRNA hydrolase, mitochondrial isoform X1, whose translation is MMLSKLSRRCYCTSVQQPWLFLGLGNPGDKYNGTRHNIGFEMIDVFAESVGIQMNLLNFKAIMGQGFVGDLPVILAKPQTYMNLSGESSGPLTAYYKLPLNRVLVVHDDTQLPCGVLRLQEKGGHGCHNGLKSVMHHFRGNKEFARLRIGIGKPPGQMDPKAFLLQKFSMLARERIDGALAEGVEALKLVLSKDFGESWRLFNVEQKYKHLRQHTIIAP
- the LOC106447836 gene encoding peptidyl-tRNA hydrolase, mitochondrial isoform X2 — encoded protein: MMLSKLSRRCYCTSVQQPWLFLGLGNPGDKYNGTRHNIGFEMIDVFAESVGIQMNLLNFKAIMGQGFVGDLPVILAKPQTYMNLSGESVHDDTQLPCGVLRLQEKGGHGCHNGLKSVMHHFRGNKEFARLRIGIGKPPGQMDPKAFLLQKFSMLARERIDGALAEGVEALKLVLSKDFGESWRLFNVEQKYKHLRQHTIIAP